Part of the Trichoderma asperellum chromosome 1, complete sequence genome is shown below.
CGTGACTAACGAGTACCTTTCGGATGGCTACGATGTCGAATCTCACTCTGCAATCAGGACAGCGGACCTTGATGAGGAACTGGCGTACCCAAGCTCGACATATCTGCATAGCGGGCCTCTTCCTTATGACCAGTACTACACGAGTCGGGGCAGATCACCACCAAGCCCACTGCCCAGCGATATGGGTGGCGGTGAGGTGGCATACAAATCTGCCTGGGCTGCAAACAGGAACATAGCTCCCTCTTACAGCGACAGCGGAGATAGTTATGTGATGCCGGACAGTGAATACGACGTACGGCGGCAGCCAACTCCGACGCCTTCGGCAGAGAGATTCCTCAACATTAGCGATCGACGTTCACGGCCCCTGACCCAGCTCAGTGCCTATGCAAGCACAGAGTACTTTACAGCTGCTGATGATCCGGCTGAAAAGGCCGAGCTTGGACTATCCGTTCCTATGGCGCCCGAATCTAGCTGGGGAGGGTCAGCCGCTAATGATGTGTTtgaagacgcagacgcagacacTACGCTGGAACCAAGGGACGCGGATGAAGAGATTGCTGTTACACATACAATCCCCGCTGTTATTGTAACCGAGTCACCTATCGGTGCAGTAGCTCAGCCAAGGGGCATTGAATCTCAGGAGGAGATGCTTGAGAGAAAAATtatcggagaagaagatgccgacAGGCAAGACTCTGCTGTTGATATAGAATTTGAAGCTCAGGAAGCGACCATTATCCCGGATATCGATATTGAAGCGCCTCGGCTAAGTCCAAGACTTAAGCTTTCGAAAAACACAGCCAATATCAAAGTTAAGCGGCTCAGAAAAGCCTCACGCTCACCTAGGTCACCTTCGTCTCACGCAACCCGCCGGCAGACGGGTACAGCCGATACACCCAATTCTACAGACGCAACCGCGAGCTCCAGGGTGGGTGATGGGGCAGCACTTCGGGTCACGACGCCAGAAACCGAGTCGGAGCCTGACTATATTGCCTCGCGTTCACCAGGCTTCAAATCGCCTGATCCTAGGCAAAGCTACAACACCAGTGGTGCGCAGAGGGCCGGACAGCTTCTGAACGGAGGCGGCACGACTGAACGCTGGATCCCGCCAAGCGAGGAGACACTGGGCCAAACTGAACCAACCAGCGGATTTACGTATCCAAGACACGGAACAATTCCCGTGTCACTAACAGGGATTGGAGCAGCCCACCTGGAGCTTGATGGAGAGTTATTGCAGGAGAAAGGGCTCATCGATGATGAGTTTCAGTTAATGACACGACCCGAAGCGGGAACGCCGCTTATGATTACGACAGATGCGCAGACATGAACACCcagacatatatatatatatcacagATTTCATTGGCATACAGCGAAAGCCtgctctttttgtctttattgctttacttttttacttttctcaTTTTTGCATCTTCCCATCattgcctctcttttttttttttcattcgAATGTCCTTGATATTTTGCTTTCTTGCGATTCTCCTTGTGTAAAGTAGATATAGCTGCGCAGGCAACTGACCTGGCTTCCTTTTTAACGATTTTGGATTATGAATATTATGGGATTACGATATTTGGAATGACATGGGCCAGCGAGATAGCATAGCGCCGGACTAACGGGTATGAGATATGACTAGTTGGCATTTACGTAAAGAATCGAATATGAAAATATTGTTCAAATTAAGGATGCTTTGAACAGTGACGTGCtgtttgtcttttcttcagATACTTGATATGTAGCGGCAATCCTACGAGAAACCCATATATCTAAAAGTTACCTACTGTGGAAATATTCTAGAACACCACTAGAAACCGAGCGGATAAGGTGAGGCTGTTCGTAGCGGCGTCTTGCAGGTGGCTAGCGCTGTATAACCTAAAtaacgttttttttttcttctctcttttcccttttttctttaaaggAGATAAAAGGCGATCATGTGCAGCGAGGCACTaaaggaaagagaatatACCGGCATGTAGTAGGTAGTCTCTTTTGGGCAGCTGAGGTGGTGGAAACGGAATGGGTAAGGTGACTTTAGACTGGAACTGTTTTACCAAGCTGGCCGCCTTACAAGTAAAGGAACAATAGTTTAACACAACGGTCTCatttgggaaaaaaaaggataggCTACTGTGTTATTTCCATGCTGGTTATATAGACGGCTATATAAACATCGCTGAAATctggtgaaaaaaaaaaagaaaaaaatgagagtggaattaaatatttaagccTATGATCTTACAAGTTTAGGCTACAACTTTACTGCTATTCCCTTAAAGAGCATACATTACGATTATGGTAACTATAAATCTGAATCATTAGTATGTAAAGCTTGAGAAAGCAAGAATAAAAGAGTAAGCTATGACAATACTGAACTTGGGCTGCGATGCAGCCATCATACTCTCGTTGTAACCAGATTTGCTGTGGTACGCTATTACACAGTTATGTGTCTGTAAGGGTGCGTTTCAGTTCTATCAAACAATTGGCGATGCAATCCTGTTTGCACAAGTCGTGTTCCAGTATCCAGCTAAAATCCTTCTCGACTAAGAAATTCTGGCAAAATTCAATACGATctaatacatgtacctgccaCTAGGAAACCTAGTATCACAGGATTACCAGCAGTGTGAAATGTACCACAAGCCCTGGAATATGGAATATGGTGACCGACATTGTGCTAGTAACTCTAAACGAGAAAATCGTCATCATACGAGCGGCTATAAACCCCCCTGGCGTGTGGACGTATGATAGGGGCCGAGCGTAGGGTACACTCTCGAATTGTAGCATTGATACCAATAGGTGCATGTAATCTACCATATAAGAGGATATTTCTCAGTAACAGTGATCGACCACATCAGCTATAAAACGCCGAGGCGACTGAGTTATCCGATAGCACGTGAAAACTAAGAACAGATCTTGGAGTGCTGTCATAGCTACTCCATATAATACGAGCTATATTACTAGGCTAGAATTTGCAGACATTGAAGGATGCGATTGGTGTAATATACATAACCAAGGGATTGCAGCCGAGCATGAATCTGCAAGGAGCAGCACATAAACGCTCTTTTACAGCCGTCGCTGACTAGATGGGCATTCCTGACCATAGCTATTTCCTGAACAATCATGAAGTATTACTTAGTTCCCCTGCTCTGTCCATCTCTGTTTGCGCAGCCGGAAGCCACATTGTGTCAACCAGTATAGGTATATGGAGCGCTTTAgttgtctttttctctgctctatctctctctctctgtctctctctctcctttaaGCTGATGAGTTTTCCCACCCCTCCAATATTATCTAAGTTATTCACTTCTCCTCTGCTCCTTTATCCTTGTTTGCCATTCCATCCCATCATTGCAAATGCATGATGACTAATCGCCTATCAGCCAAGGATACGATCACGATGACTAGCTACCTATTCAGGCAACAAGGCAAGAAATCAAAGTGGCTCGTGCGCAGCTGGCAGCCGCCTGTGGCGGTTGGCGTGGCGCTGAGAGATTGCGGCTTGCGCCACGGATTAGGGATTAGGCGCGTATCGTAGCTGAGCTTGCTGCTGAATGTTACTGGGCGgtcccccccctttcccctctccCCCCATCCCTGGCCCTTTCTCCCTGcccgctgccactgccacaCGGCTATTTGCTACCGCCacaagctgctggtggctcGCGAACCCAAAGTCTGCAAGCTGCCCGAAGCGTGACCGCAACGTCATTCAAACCCATCTCagccttctctctcccctcccATCCATCGCATTCGAACCGTCCTTTTCCAACCCGTTCTTTGCTTCAACCATCGCCGCTCGACCCAGGCCGTACACGGGCGCACGCACAGCTCTAGCGGACGAACAGACTGCACAGCATCGCCAGAATGGACACCAATATGGAGGATGTCGGGCGAGTGCCTGCGGATGTGTCGCCGGTGCAGACAGAACCCGCAACGAGATCCACGCTGGAGCAGTGGATTGAGAACCTGATGAACTGCAAGCAGCTGTCCGAGGCCGACGTCCAGAGGCTGTGCGACATGGTGAGcatttgatgctgctgatggacGACGCGAGCGGACGAGGTGTTGGCTGGGCCGCAAATCCATCCTGTCGCCTTCGACTCGCCCCGTCACACGGTTTGGAGCGTCGTTGAACTTGATACTGACTTTTGGCCGTCATTTAGGGTCGAGAAGTTGTTCAGGACGAATCAAACGTGCAGCCAGTAGTAGGTTGACCCTAGGCGATGGCCATCCGCGGCGATGAGTTAAAATACAATTCTGGGGCTAATCCAATCGCTGCGTGCAGAAATGCCCCGTCACTGTCTGTGGCGATATCCACGGTCAATTTCACGATTTAATGGAGCTGTTCAAGATTGGCGGCCCGAGTCCCGACACCAACTATCTTTTCATGGGTGCGATATACGCAATACGATCCGTAAAATGAGGGGTATCTCGCCGCTGACCATGAAGTTTGAATTCCGCAGGCGACTACGTCGACAGAGGATACTACTCGGTCGAGACCGTCTCCCTTCTCGTTGCCCTCAAAATCCGATACCCCCAGCGCATTACCATCCTCCGAGGCAACCACGAGTCGCGCCAGATCACACAAGTCTACGGCTTCTATGACGAATGCCTTCGCAAATACGGCAACGCCAACGTGTGGAAGATATTCACCGACTTCTTCGACTACCTCCCCCTGACTGCCCTGATTGAGAACCAGATTTTCTGCCTCCACGGCGGCCTCTCCCCCAGCATCGACACACTAGATAACATCAGGGCCCTTGATCGTGTGCAAGAAGTTCCCCACGAAGGTCCCATGTGCGATCTCCTATGGTCCGACCCAGACGACCGCTGCGGTTGGGGAATCTCTCCCCGCGGTGCGGGGTACACTTTTGGCCAGGACATTTCAGAGGCATTCAACCACAACAACGGCTTGACGCTGGTGGCACGAGCGCATCAGCTTGTGATGGAGGGATACAACTGGTCTCAGGATCGAAACGTGGTGACAATCTTTTCAGGTTAGTTTCATTTTTTATGTCCTTTTCTCggcctttcttttccaatgGCACGCTGCAGCTTTCTCGAGCTATCAGCTCGCCTACCGATCCTCTCTGCCTATCGTCTGACTATCCTGTTCTTGCCACCGATGCTGGAATTTTGACTAACCTTGCTACTACCTCGCAGCGCCAAATTACTGCTACCGATGCGGTAACCAGGCTGCTATAATGGAAATTGATGAGCATCTGAAATATACCTTGTAAGTCCTGATTCCCCGCCGTGGCCACCACCTACCCCACGTCAAGAGGCATTTTATCTAGGCCACAGATATGCtaacagcaacagcttgcAATTTGATCCGTGCCCGAGAGCGGGAGAACCAATGGTCTCGAGACGTATGTTGTCCACTTCCTCACCAAGCATCTGGATCGTGCCATCTGACTCTTTTCTCACAGGAACACCCGATTACTTCCTCTAATCTAGCACTGATGTTCTGCATTCAAACAAGTTATTGCTGTAAAGGGCTTATTGCGAAAGGGTTTATAGCTGCTAGAGCCCTAGAAGCTGGGcatcttaaaaaaaaataatgtaCGATTAATCCCATTGCTGGTATTCAGGCCCGCGCCATCCAGCCATATTAAGTCTCAGTATGAACAAGGAGTTACCCGAGTGTTGCTACGCTATAGATATTCAAGAATTCACTGACAGAGACTGATGATTGACTGACAGACTGTTTACCCTCCTTGGTGAACAAAATGATATACTTGACTGCTTCACCTTGAGGTTGGGTGGTGCTACCTACAGATTCTTCGTGGCACAACCACTCTGATGTCTATACAGTGATTTAGCCTCAACTTTGATGCTAACTAGCAAAACAGGGCACAAAATCCATGATGCTATTATGTGCTGATTCCATGCATTTATGCAAATATATACATTTACATTTAGAGGAAAGATTTCCTCGGGCAGTCCTAATCTAAATATTGGGAGATTGTTCCTTTCAGGCATTTCAAGTCCCGTATAACAGGCTACCGCTGTCTATCCAGTCTATGCCGCCAACGCCGTTTTGATGTCCTGCCTGAGTGTGCTAAGAACACCAAACACATATAAATGCAAACCCTGAGGCGCTTTTATGCCGTAATTACTATTAAGTTTTCCCCGGTTGggtttcttctctctccttgtcACTCTTTTTGCCCCTCCCATTCACCTCTAAGCAGATGCTTTGGGCGCAGTCTTGTTTTGGAACTGCATATCCCAGGTGGCATCCGACATTGTCTGCTCAGAAGCGCTGCCAGGCAGCTCTTCGTCGAAAACGGCTCCGTCTGAGCCTGGAACACCGTTGGCATAGTGACCGGGAGCACTGCTTCCGTTGGGAACGTGGAAACGCTTGTCGAATCGAGACAGGGCGTAggtgaagacgacgatgagcTCGATGGTATAGttgaagcagtagaagcaggcCTTGTGGTAGAACCACCGTGACTGGGTGGCGGGAACACGATAGTATATCACACCTGCTCGGAAGGCGGCACCGAGAGTGAGCAGGCAAGACGTGAAGATTATGAGGAAGAGCTTATATCGCATGCTTCCAGTGCCGAACTTCTCGATCCGCTGGCGGCGAGGGATGACGAAGCAGAGTCCGATGACGAGCACCGGCAAGAAGGCCAGAAAGGCGAAATACGTGACGGCAACGGTTTGGGCAATGTGCGTCTGGTCGATGACGGACTGCTTGGTCGTGTAGACGCTGTAGAcgatgcagatgatgagcaTGAACAAACACCCGATGACGGAGGCGAAGAGCGAGCGGAAGACGATCCTGGCGGGCATGCTCCAGCCGAGACGAGGGTGATATGCGCGCAGCACGCGCTGGACGAGGATCAGgttggcgatgaagatgatgatgacgccgGCGTTGGCGAGGATctgggcggcgatggcgatgcgggCGTTCATCGGGTAGCAGGCCCAGACGATGCGCATGACGTTTGCGGAGATGCGGGCCATGgagaagccgaagaagaggccggAGAGGACGAACTTGTGGCCGCGGCGCCGGTTGCGCTGGAAGATT
Proteins encoded:
- the PPH1 gene encoding Serine/threonine-protein phosphatase PP2A catalytic subunit, producing the protein MDTNMEDVGRVPADVSPVQTEPATRSTLEQWIENLMNCKQLSEADVQRLCDMGREVVQDESNVQPVKCPVTVCGDIHGQFHDLMELFKIGGPSPDTNYLFMGDYVDRGYYSVETVSLLVALKIRYPQRITILRGNHESRQITQVYGFYDECLRKYGNANVWKIFTDFFDYLPLTALIENQIFCLHGGLSPSIDTLDNIRALDRVQEVPHEGPMCDLLWSDPDDRCGWGISPRGAGYTFGQDISEAFNHNNGLTLVARAHQLVMEGYNWSQDRNVVTIFSAPNYCYRCGNQAAIMEIDEHLKYTFLQFDPCPRAGEPMVSRRTPDYFL
- a CDS encoding uncharacterized protein (EggNog:ENOG41~TransMembrane:7 (o35-54i66-88o100-120i140-165o177-201i221-246o258-277i)); protein product: MASSGQAGGAMQMHGPPYPPKYAGLGGSPTRSVDIPISAVILALFICSAVLNMTIFQRNRRRGHKFVLSGLFFGFSMARISANVMRIVWACYPMNARIAIAAQILANAGVIIIFIANLILVQRVLRAYHPRLGWSMPARIVFRSLFASVIGCLFMLIICIVYSVYTTKQSVIDQTHIAQTVAVTYFAFLAFLPVLVIGLCFVIPRRQRIEKFGTGSMRYKLFLIIFTSCLLTLGAAFRAGVIYYRVPATQSRWFYHKACFYCFNYTIELIVVFTYALSRFDKRFHVPNGSSAPGHYANGVPGSDGAVFDEELPGSASEQTMSDATWDMQFQNKTAPKASA